The stretch of DNA GAAATAGAAGGTCACATTGCCCGGGCAGTGGCCGGGCGTGTGGCGCACCTCAATCCGGCGGCCAAGAAGCTCAAGGGGCTGGCTGACATCGATCCAGTGATCCACCCCGGGTGCCTCAACTTGGCCCGGTAGGCCAAACATCTGCATCTGCTGGGGTAGATGGGCCAGCATCTCGCGATCGTCCGCATGGGCATAAACCGGCACGCCCTGGCGGTTAAACTCCGCCGCACCGAGCACGTGGTCGAAGTGGCCATGCGTCAGGAGGACGGCGGTCAGCGTCAGCCCGTCTCCATCAAGCCGCGGCGCGATCGTCTCCCAGGCGGTCAGCGGAGCGTCGATCAGGACGGCTTCACCGCGGTCGTGGTCGGTGAGCAGGTAGGCGTTGGTGCCGATGGGCGGAAGTTCGAAAACATCGATTTGCATGCCCGACCCCTACCGCAGATTTCGGCAACGGGAAATTTTTTTCGCCAAAAAATCGAATATCCGCCGCCAAACGATCGTTTAACCAGCGCAACACAAACCCAAACCATTATGAAAAGCATCCTGAAAACCAGCATCCTCTGCGCGCTGATCCTGAGCGTTGGCGCTATCTCCGCCCAAGCCCGTGGCGGCCATCAGCACAACGACGAAGCCCTCGCCGCACTCGGCGGATTCATTGGCGGCGTCATCCTCAGTGAATCCTTGCACGATCATCACCGCGAAACGGTCCACGTGCGCTACGAAAACCGCAAACAGTGCGACACCGGTTGGCGAGAGGGCCATTACCAAAACAGCGGCTGGCGTGACAAGGGTCACAACCGCTGTCGCGGCAACTGCGGCCACTGGAAAACCGTGAAGCGCCGCGTGTATGTGCCCGTCTCCTACACGTGGACGTATGACTCCTGCGGGGCCAAGATCCGCACCCGCACGGGAGGATATTTCAAAACAGTCTGCGAGCGCATCTGGATCGGCAAAAATTGCGGCAAGTGTCGCGGATAGTTTAAGCACCCAACTGACAATACCCCAAGGCGGGCGAAGGGAAATATCCTTTCGCCTCGCCTTTTTTCCCTGCAGCCAACTAACGTAACACTCATGAACGACGCCGACGCGCAACTGCTGATGCGCTTCTACGATGCGGAATGCACGCCCGCCGAAGAAGACGCAGCCGGCGAGCTGATCCGCAGTAATCCTACCGCGGCGGACTGGCTGGCGGAGCTCGCGGCGCAGCAGGAGCGCTGGGAAACCCTGCCCCCCGTGCTGAACGAGGTCGCCATTGAGGCCGATTGGCAGGCGCTCCGCCTCAAGCTAGCCAATGAGGGCGCGCAATTTAAAGGACGGGCCAAGCGCGAGCTCGCTTGGAGCAGCTACTGGACAGCGGGCGCGGCGGCGGTCGTATTTTTATTGGCGTCAATTACGGTTTTGCTGCCTCGCCACGAGCTCCCCACCACCGGAGTGACGCCCAATATCGTTGAATCCGTCGAGACCGACATCGAGGGCGCGACACCGATTATCTTTGTTGATCAGCAATCCGGCTGGTCGGTCGTCTGGGTCGATGAGCCAGCGCGGAGTTAAAGGGTTAATTATTATTGGCATGTTACGATAAAGCCATAGACCATTCTTTTTCCATTAATGGCTTCGGCTATTCATGCTATTTAACTCCTACGAATTCATCGCCGTTTTTTTACCGTTAACGGTAATCGGCTATTACTTACTGGCACGCTGGCTGAGTCGCGAAATCGCGCAAAGTTGGCTGATTGCGGCGTCGCTATTTTACTACGGCTGGTGGAATCCGATCTACCTCGGGCTGATCCTTGGCTCCGCGCTGTTTAACTACGCCATTGGGGCCGCGATCTGGAACTTCACCCGCTCCCGGAATCCCAATCTGCCCCTGCTCCTCGTCGGAGTGTTTGCCAATTTGGCGCTCCTCGGCTACTTCAAATACGCCAATTTCTTCGTCGACAATATCAACAGTCTGCTGGAGGTCGGTTGGACGCTTGATAAGGTCATCCTGCCGCTGGCGATCTCCTTCTTCACGTTCCAGCAGATTGCCTATCTCGTCGATCTTTACGAAGAAAATTCCCACCTTTACGACTTTCGCGAATACCTGCTCTTCGTGGTGTTCTTTCCGCAATTAATTGCCGGCCCTATCGTCCACCACAAAGAGATGATGCCTCAGTTCGAAGAAGAGCGCACCTACCGGCTTCGTTGGGAAAATATCGCCGTCGGGCTAACCTTCTTTGCCTTCGGCCTATTTAAAAAAGTGGTCATCGCCGACGAGATTGGCGGGCAAGCAACCGAGGTTTTTTCCGCCGCCGCCAACGGCTTGCCGCTCTACTCTTGGGAGGCCTGGGCGGGTGCCCTCGCCTACACGTTGCAAATCTACTTCGACTTCTCCGGCTATACGGATATGGCCATCGGCCTGGCCCTGCTGTTTGGTATTCGCCTGCCGCTCAACTTCTTCTCCCCTTACAAGGCCAAGAATATCATCGATTTCTGGCGCCGCTGGCACATGACGCTGTCCCGCTTTTTACGCGATTATATTTACATCACGCTCGGTGGCAATCGCAAGGGCTTGGCCATGCGCGATACCAACATCATGATCACGATGTTCCTCGGTGGCCTCTGGCATGGCGCGGGCTGGACCTTCGTGATCTGGGGCGTGTTGCACGGCGCGTATTTGTTGATTAACCACCACTTCAAGGAACTGCGCAAAAAGCTTTCTCCCGCAAAGCAACTTTCTAATGCAAAGTTCCAGCCGGGAAAAATTGCGGCCATCGGCTTCACCTTCTTCTGCGTCATGATGGCCTGGGTGCTCTTCCGCGCGGAAAATTTCTCCACGGCCATGACGATGTATGAGGCGATGTTTGGCCTGGCCTCGGGTGAGCTTCACATGCGCCTGTTCAAGCCGCAGATTTTCATCTTCATGGCGGCCCTGCTGGCCTTCTGCTGGTTTAGCCCCAACCTGCCACAGCTTATGGCCAACTACTTCCAACCACCCGAGGGCGACGGTGCCGTGGAGGTCAAACCCAGCCGCATCGCGTGGAAGCCCAACGTCCTCTGGGCAGTCATCACCGGCGTGGTGTTCCTCATCGCGTTCCTGTCGCTTTCGAACAAGAGCGAGTTCCTCTACTATCAATTTTAGCCGACCACCATGAGCGATAAGCCGGACAACTTTGGCAAATACCTGACCATCCTCGCCATCCTGGTGCTCGGTGGTGCGTTGACCGTCGGCGGCATCAATTACTTCGTCGATCCCTACATGATCTTCGGCAATAACCAACTGGGAAACTTCTCCAGTGCCGACCGCGAATCGAAGTCCTTCTACTATGACCGCGGTGACTACGACGCGATCATCATGGGCAATAGCCGCGCGGCCATGATCCCCGCCGACCAACTGCAAGGGCACAACTTTTTTAGCGCGACTTTCGGCGGAGCACTGCCGGAAGAACTCTTTTTCTTCACCGACCGCTTCGTGAAGGATGTGGATGTCGCCGTGATCCTTCTGGACCAAACAAGCTTCTCCGACAAGAGTCCGCTGGTTGACGATCCCTTTACGCCGCCTAGCGTCACGGAGAAGCTCGCCAAGCTCTTCGGCATGCAGGCACTGGACGAGTCCATCAAAACCATTCGCCGCAGCGCCAAAGGTGAGGCACCGACCTTCGCCGATGACGGCTCCTTCATCATGCATCGCTGGATTACCGCGCGCAGCATCCCCAACGAAGCCCTCCTGCAACGCGAGTTTGATACCCATCGCGAAAGCTATGAAAACTTCGAGCTCATGCCCGAACGCATGACCTACCTGCGACGCCTCGTGGAAGACCTGCGCGGACGCGGCGCATGGGTCGTGGCCGTCATTGCCCCCGTCCACGAGCACAGCCTGGAACTCATGGAAGGCACCCCGGCCGCCGAGCAACTGGCGGAGTGGAAACAGCAGGTGCGCGATATTTTCCCCAACACGATCGACCTGATGGACAGCGAATATTCCGCGTCCGAAAATTTCCTCGCGACCGACCCGACGCATTATAAGCCGGAAGTCGGCGTGCGCATGATCAACGAATCCGTCCTCCCGCTTCGCACCGCGCCGCGTAAGATTGATTAACCTAGAGCATCGCGCGCTTGCGCTGCCGCCGAAGCCCGCGCAATGTGGCGCTATGGATAACGACGAATCCTTGCCTCTGCTGCGCCGTTTGCGGCAGGAAATTCTCTTTGCCCGGCAGCGTGTTTACCGGGCCGGCTCGCCCACGCCCCTGGAGCAACTGCCCCTGCCCGGCTTCGATGGCGAGATCTGGGTCAAGCGCGAGGACGTCTCCCCGATTAAGGCCTACAAGTGGCGCGGGGCCTTTAACCGCATGGCCATCATGACGCCGGAGGAATCCGCCGCTGGCGTCGTCACCGCATCCGCGGGCAACCACGCCCAAGGCGTCGCGCTGGCCGCGGGTAAGCTTGGCGTGCGCGCCGATATTTTCATGCCCGGCACCACGCCTGCAGTTAAGCAAAACGCCGTCAAGCGACTCGGCGGCGACATGGTAAAGATTCATCTCGTCGGCGACGCCTACGATGAGGCCGTTCAGGCCGCCCAAGACTTTGCATCACAAAGTAAGGCAACCATCATCCACGCCTATGATGACCTGCACGTCATGGCGGGCCAAGGCTCGCTGGCGGACGAGGTGGTCATGTCCGGCCAGGGTCCGTTCGATGTCGCCTTTTTGCAAATCGGCGGCGGCGGCATGGCCGCAGGTGTCGGCTGCTGGCTGCGCATGTTTTGGCCGGATATCAAACTGATCGGCGTCGAGGGCGTTGACCAGGCTTCGATGAAGGCAGCCATTGCTGCGGACAAGCCCGTGCGCCTGGACAATATCGACATCTTCTGCGACGGCTCCGCCGTGCGCCAAGCGGGTGATCTGCCCTTTGAAGTTTGCCGCGAACTCCTGGACGACATCGTCACCGTGACCAACCAGGAAGTATCGGAGGCCATTCGCGTCATGTGGGACGGCCTGCGCGCCATCCCCGAACCTGCCGGAGCCCTGGGCCTGGCGGGAGCTTTGCAATGCAAAGCTTCACTCGCCGGCAAACGCGTGCTGACTGTCCTTTGCGGGGCAAATCTCGACTTCAGCAAGCTCGCGCTGATCGCGGACAACACCGGCTCGGCCACCGCGCCGCGCCACTTCCTGCGCATCAACATCCCCGAGGTGCCCGGCACGATGCTCAAGCTGCTCGACGAAGTCCTGGCCGGCGTCAGCATCCACGACTTCCTCTACGGCAAGACCGACTCCCGTGAGGCGTGGCCCATCTTCGGCATCAACTGCGACGCCACCCAATTCGACGCGATCAAGCAGCGCCTCGGCAATGGCGGCTACCAGTGGGAAACCGCCGCCGGTGAAGACATCGAGTTTCGCGCCATTCCCTGCCACAAGGCATTGCTCTCGCACCCGCTCTTTCTCAAGCTGGAGTTCTACGAGCGCCCCGGCGCGCTCCACGATTTTTTGTCAGACACCATTCGCGGACGCGCCAACTTCTGCTACTTCAACTACCGCTACACGGGTGAGCGCATTGGCCGCGCCCTGATCGGCCTCGAGTTTACCGACGAGGCCCAGCGCGCAGACTTCCTTGCCTGGCTGCCCGCCAGCGGCAAGGGCTACCGCCAGTGCCGCCCCGTGCCCGACCAAGTCGTCTCCCGCATGATCTAGTTTGGTGTCAGCAACCGTCCCAACCATGTGTTTTGGAAAAGACTACTGCTTCTTTTTCAAAAAGCCCTATGCTGTGTTTCTAAAAAGAAGCATGCTGTGTTGTGGAAACAACACTACTGTTGTTGAGGCAACATAGCCTGCTGTGTCGTACCAACAACAGTAGTGGCTTTTTTGAATCTCCCCATGGGGCTTTTCCAATAAACCCAACGCGCTGGCACAGAAAACCACTTCAGTCCCGCAACCAGCAAAACGAAAGGGGCGACATTGCTCAGGACTCTTTTGCTTCCATGCGGTCGCTATTGGCGATCAATTTGCCAAAGCGGCCGAGGGCCCAACTCGCGCGCTCGAACACGTTCGTGATGTGCATCACTTGGTTGCGCATCCCGGCGGACACCTGATCTGCCGAGGCCAGGTAGCGACGGCGGATTTGCTCCATCGATTCGCCACGCTCGGCCGTCATCGTTTCCAGCAGCACGCACTCGCTCGCATCGTATTCTTCCAGCGCAGCGATCGCCGTGAGGATCATGGTGTCGAGCGCCTCGATGATTTGTTGGCTGAGCTGATGAATCTCCGGCGAAGCTTGCTGCTCGCCCAGCTCTTTGCAAAGGCTGTAGCAAGCGCCCTCAATCGTGTTTAGCAGGTCTTGGCGATTCTGCAAATTGATCAACCACTCCGTGTGCTCAGCCGAGAGCGAATGCGTGATCATCGCGCTTTGAAAGTGCAGGATCTGCCGCGAGATTTCACTGTAGGCCTGATGATAAGCCGCGGGGCTTACCCCGAGCGAGGCCTCTCCCTCGCGCAAGGTCGCCAGGTAGTTTGGCAAACGCTGCAACAGGCGCAGCTGCTCTTTCTCGCAAAGCATCAGGCCCGCCATTGGGCTGTCTTTACTGTCCTCCTGCAGATACTCCGGCTGCGAAAGATGTTCCGTCTGAGTTGGCGGCGAAGACTTCTCACAAAGCGCGGTAAAGCGACCCGCCACGAGTGTCAGCGCAACCGGCGTCACTACGTTCATCAGCAGCGTCACCAGGGCCACCTGCATGTCCGGCTTGTCCGACCATTCGCGCACCCAGGAGTGCAGCAGCTCCGTCTTGCCAACCATTTCAAAGATAAACAGCGACAGAAAAATCGCCACCGCCACGAGGTTATACAACACCTGTCCCCAGACAACCTGCGCGGCCCTCCCCTTAAAGTGCGCCCCCGTAAGATACGTGATCACACTGGAGCCGACATGCGTGCCGTAGACCACCATGATCGCGTGCTCGAAGTCGAAAAAGCCACTGGCCGTCATCGCGAGCGTAATCAGGATGATCGCCATGTGCGACTGGCAGATCACCGTGAGCACGAGGCCAATCAGGAACGCCATGATGAACGATTTGTTCATCAACTCCATCGAATGCTCAAACCAACTGTAGTGGGTAAACTCCTTGGCGGCCTGCGAAATCTCATGCAGGCCAAACAGCATCAGCGAGAGCCCGAAGATGGCCGCCATCACGTTCTTCCACTTAACCGGTTTTTCAAAGGCCGTGCAAATCCCCGTAATGCCCAGCGCGAACAGCACTAGATAATCGATGGGAAACACTGCGGCAAATACGATGAGCGTGCAGCCGAAGTTTGCCCAGAGCACCAGCGGCATTGCTGAGCGAACATCCACGATGCGCCCCTGCACCAGACTCGCAAGGATGAGCGATGTCGTGCGCCCACTTTGCGTTGCAAAGCCCGAGACCCCACCCCAAAAAGCGGCCACGCAGGCATTGGCGCTCATCTTGCGCGCGAGCTTGCGAAATGGACCACTGGCCATTGCCCGCAGATTCTTGCCCAGCATTTTGATGCCGACAAAGAACAGGCCCAGGCCCGCCAGGATGTTTAGAAATTGCGCCGTCATGTAGTCAGTTGGTTGCAGCCACTGGTCCACTAGGGTCCAAGTCAGCCGCGCGGCGTCAATGGAATGTGACTCTCGAATGTGACAGCAACGTGAAAAATGTTGCTTGCCCACCATTAGCGCTCAATCTGGCTGCCATGCACGAGCACGCCTTGGCTGATCGATTGGAATTCCGCACCATGACCCGCGATGAGTTCGCGCTCGCCGTGGACTGGGCCGCCCGCGAAGGCTGGAACCCCGGTAAGCACGATGCCGATATTTTCTGGGAAACCGACCCCGAGGGCTACGTCGCCGCCTGTCTCGACGGGGAAATCGTCGGCACGGGATCCATCGTCAGCTACAGCGATTTTGGCTTCATGGGTTTCTTCATTATGCGCCCCGACCTGCGCAACCAGGGCCTCGGCACCAAGTTCTGGTTCTGGCGACGCGACACGCTCAAGGCCCGCCTCAAGCCCGGTGCCGCCATCGGCATGGACGGCGTCTTCGACATGCAGGCATGGTATGCCAAGGGCGGTTTTCAATTCACCCACCGTAACCTGCGCATGCAAGGCGTAGGCAAATCCGCGCAACCGGCCAGCAACCTCGTGGAGCTCTCCGCCGCGCCGTTTAGCGAAGTGGCCGCCTACGACCAGAAGCACTTCGGCTTTGCCCGGGAAAAGTTTCTTCGCCGCTGGATCGAGCCCGCCGAAGGCCTCGCCCTTGGCGCGGTGAAGGATGGCGCGCTGACCGGTTATGGCGTCGTCCGCGCCTGCCAGACCGGCTACAAAATCGGCCCGCTCTTTGCGGACGACGCAGCCACCGCCGCCGACCTGTTTGCCGCCCTGAGCGACCGCGCCTGCGGCGAGCCTCTCTTCCTCGACACCCCCGAGAACAACCCCGCCGCCCTCGCCCTTGCCAAGGCCAACGGCATGCAGGAAGTCTTCGGCTGCGCCCGTATGTATTATGGCTCGGTGCCCGCGCTCCCCTGGGACAACATTTACGGCGTCACGACGTTTGAGCTGGGGTAGGCAGGAACGGCCATTCAACTTTCAGTAAATGTGCCCCCAGGGCCAACCGACATTCAAAAGAGTGAATCGCTCTCAAGCCGAATTGCGATGAGCCAATAAGATGAGCACCAAAGGTGCGGCCCCATACTAGCCTAGGGTCAGCGTAAGTCGCAGGGCGACTGGAGCGCAGCCCTAGGTGTTGTGCGCAAATCAGTCACCTGAGCCCTGAAGGGGCGGCTGCAAGATGAAGCCGTGCTTTCAGCACTCCAATAATGAGTGGATCATTATTCCCAGGGCTGCGCTTCGTCGCTACGCTCCTTGCTGACCCTAGGCTAGTATGGGTCCGCGCCCTTGGCGCTCAGAACGATTGTCCGTTGGCCCTAGGGCGGAACCGCAAAAAACTTCACTGATGCGCAACTAGCACCCAAAACTTAACCACCGCCGACCTAGCATTAAAATTATTAATTTCAAAAATTAGCTAAACTTTTTCTTGCCAAGGGTGTCTCGGTGAGGTTACGTTTTTACCCGATAGCTTGTTCTCCTCATCACCCCTGATGACCGGCCGGTTCGCAATAGTGGACCGGCCGGCTTTGTTTTACGGGTTGCGCTGGGGCGAGCGAATCGCTTGACTGCGCGGCCATGAGTTTTCCATTACGCACCAGTCTCTTGCTCGCCCTTACCGCCTTGGCAGGCCTCGTTGCCAGCGCCGAAAGCATTCCCAACGATTTCGAGCAAATGTTCGAAGAACGCCGCAACAGCGTCGTGGCAGTCGAGTATTTCATCCAGAACGATATCGACCGCACGCCGATGACCGCAATGGGCCTCGTCTTCGATGACAACGGCACCATCCTGATGCTCGATGGCTCCATCCCCGGTTGGGTCCCGCCGGAGCGCTTTAAGGATTTCAAGATCAAGCTGCTCGGTGAAGACGGCGACGGCTGGAGCGCAACTTACCTTGGGCAAAATTACATCAGCACCTGGCACTACCTGCAGGTCGAGGAAGCCGCCCGTAGCGAGATTACCCCCGTTAGCAAATTTGGCTCGGCCGAGGTCAAGACCGGTAACTTCGTTTGGGGCATCGCCGTGATGGGCGACAGCTGGAACTACACCCCGTATTTTCTCAGCGCCCGCACCAGCGCGACCAAAGAGCTGCCCTGGCTACTCGGCTTCAGTGACCGCCCGATCGGCTCCCCCGGCTCCGCTGCCTTCAACGCCGCGGGTGAGTTCGTTGGCTGGATGGGGCCGCCCACCACCGACGAAAAAATCATCTACATGAACGGCCGTAAGTTTAACGCCGCCGTGCAAATGATCCGCGAATCCAACGCCTTTATGACCGCGGGTGTCGTCAACAAATACGGTCCGATGATCCCCGACGCCCCCACCGGCGAGCAGCGCCCCTGGCTCGGCGTAACGGGCATGCAAGCGCTCGACCGCGAGGTGGCCGAGATCATGGGCCTCACCGATCAAGGTGCGCTCAGCGTCAGTGATGTCATTCAGGACAGCCCCGCCGCCAAGGCCGGCCTCCAGTCCCGCGACATCGTGATTGGCATCAACGGCGAGAAGCTGCCCAAGTTCTCCCCGGACTTCATTACCGCCCAGTGGTTCGAAAAGGAAATCCTCGAAACCAAGATCGGCGAAACCGTGAAGCTCGACGTCATCAGTGGTAACGACGGTAAGGAGATCGCCGTGGTCATCGCCACCCAGCCGATGAACCTCAAGGAAGCCGAGCGCGAATACTTTGATAACCTCGGCCTCTCCGCGCGTCAGTTCACGCTGGCCGACGCCCTTTCCAAGCGCGAGCTGCGCGCCGATATCGACGCCGCCATCGTAGACTTCGTTAAGCCGAACAGCCCGGTCCAATCCGCCGAGATTCAGCCCGGCGACTGGATTAAGGAAGTCGACGGCCAACCAGTGGACACCTACGCCGCCGCGATCGCCGCCCTCGAATCCGCCAACGGCGACGCCACCCGCGAGGAGCTCCTCCTCCTCGTCGAGCGCAACAACGAAACCAAAGTGCTCCGCGCCAAGCTGAAGTGAGGTAAAGGCATAATGATAAATGCAAAATTCAAAAAATTGGATGATGCACTAACTCTCTTGGTATCGTAACCCCTGCATGCACCTGAGCTTTTTTGCATTTTGAATTCATAATTTTGCATTTCCCACCATGATCATCCCCAACGAACCGAAGCTGACCGCGGCTCAACTGGCCGAGGTAACGTCCATTGTCACTGAGTTCGGCTGCACGATCCAGCCCATCGTCGGCGCAGAGAGAAGCATCTACGCCATCCTGGGCGACGAGCGGCACGAGACGATGATCAACCGCCTCCTCGGCCTGGATTACGTCGACCGCGTCGACATGATCGACTCACCTTACCGCCTGATGGACATCCACTCCGAGCTGGCCCATGGCGAGTTGCTCATCAACGGTGTCAGCGTCGGCCGCCAACCGCTCTTCATAGCCGGCCACTGCACGATCGACCCCAAGCAGCCCAACCTCTTTTACGAAACCGCCGCCGCCCTTAAAGAAGCCGGTGCCCACATGCTGCGTGGCGGCGTGTGGAAGCCCCGCACCATGCCCTACTCCTACCAGGGCGACCAGAAGGCACTGGAGATTTTGCTCGAAGCACGCGCCCGCACCGGCCTGCCCGTCAACACCGAGGTCATGGACAACGACCAGCTACAGTTGGTTGTCGAAGCCCAGGTGGACATGATTCAGATCGGTGCGCGCAACGCGCTCAACTACCCGCTGCTGCGCAAGATCGGCGCTGCCACTGCCGGTACGAGGACAGCCGTGCTGCTTAAGCGCGGCCGCCCCATGGCACCGGTGGACGAGTTTCTCGCCGCCGCGGAATACATCGCCGCCGCTGGCAACCCCAACATCCTCCTTTGCCCGCGCGGCACGCTGCCCTCCATGAACGGCTACCGCAACCACCCGGACGAATCCATCACACAGTTGCTCAAGGAGAAGACGTGGGCAGCGGTCGTCGTGGACCCGTCGCACTCCGTGGGCCGCGCCCGCTACGTGCCCGGTGCCGCACTCGCCGCGATGGCATACGGCGCGGACGGCGTCGTCGTCGAAGCGCACATTGATCCAAGCCACGGCATCGGCGACGACCCCAAGCAGTCCATCACACCCGACGTCTGCAAAATCCTCTTCGAAGACGCCGCCAAGATCTGGCAGCTCCGCCGCAAATACGACGAGCACGCTGGGTAAAAAATCCTTCGGAGTCAGCATCGGAGTAAACGCATATGGAGTCGGTATCTGAGTCCGAAGTTTGGAGTGCGCCAGCCCTCTGGCGCTTTAGCATTTTGCGATCACGATAGGCCAAACGATCCGCAACATCACCTGCGCTCAGCTTCAATGATTGCGCGCATAGTTACATCCTAAAGCGGCAGAGGGCTGCCGCACTCCAAACTCATCCAACGCCTTACTAGATCTGATAAAAACCGCTCGCAGCTCAATGAAGCTCCGCGACCTCGGCGTTCTCCGCGACCTCGGCGTTCTCTGCGGTTAAACTGACCGCTAAATTG from Cerasicoccus sp. TK19100 encodes:
- a CDS encoding MBL fold metallo-hydrolase translates to MQIDVFELPPIGTNAYLLTDHDRGEAVLIDAPLTAWETIAPRLDGDGLTLTAVLLTHGHFDHVLGAAEFNRQGVPVYAHADDREMLAHLPQQMQMFGLPGQVEAPGVDHWIDVSQPLELLGRRIEVRHTPGHCPGNVTFYFADEGAAFVGDVIFAGGFGRTDLPGGSADLLRQTFVDQIYTLPDETVIYPGHGPLTTVGTEKKTNPLVRI
- a CDS encoding MBOAT family O-acyltransferase; the protein is MLFNSYEFIAVFLPLTVIGYYLLARWLSREIAQSWLIAASLFYYGWWNPIYLGLILGSALFNYAIGAAIWNFTRSRNPNLPLLLVGVFANLALLGYFKYANFFVDNINSLLEVGWTLDKVILPLAISFFTFQQIAYLVDLYEENSHLYDFREYLLFVVFFPQLIAGPIVHHKEMMPQFEEERTYRLRWENIAVGLTFFAFGLFKKVVIADEIGGQATEVFSAAANGLPLYSWEAWAGALAYTLQIYFDFSGYTDMAIGLALLFGIRLPLNFFSPYKAKNIIDFWRRWHMTLSRFLRDYIYITLGGNRKGLAMRDTNIMITMFLGGLWHGAGWTFVIWGVLHGAYLLINHHFKELRKKLSPAKQLSNAKFQPGKIAAIGFTFFCVMMAWVLFRAENFSTAMTMYEAMFGLASGELHMRLFKPQIFIFMAALLAFCWFSPNLPQLMANYFQPPEGDGAVEVKPSRIAWKPNVLWAVITGVVFLIAFLSLSNKSEFLYYQF
- a CDS encoding pyridoxal-phosphate dependent enzyme codes for the protein MDNDESLPLLRRLRQEILFARQRVYRAGSPTPLEQLPLPGFDGEIWVKREDVSPIKAYKWRGAFNRMAIMTPEESAAGVVTASAGNHAQGVALAAGKLGVRADIFMPGTTPAVKQNAVKRLGGDMVKIHLVGDAYDEAVQAAQDFASQSKATIIHAYDDLHVMAGQGSLADEVVMSGQGPFDVAFLQIGGGGMAAGVGCWLRMFWPDIKLIGVEGVDQASMKAAIAADKPVRLDNIDIFCDGSAVRQAGDLPFEVCRELLDDIVTVTNQEVSEAIRVMWDGLRAIPEPAGALGLAGALQCKASLAGKRVLTVLCGANLDFSKLALIADNTGSATAPRHFLRINIPEVPGTMLKLLDEVLAGVSIHDFLYGKTDSREAWPIFGINCDATQFDAIKQRLGNGGYQWETAAGEDIEFRAIPCHKALLSHPLFLKLEFYERPGALHDFLSDTIRGRANFCYFNYRYTGERIGRALIGLEFTDEAQRADFLAWLPASGKGYRQCRPVPDQVVSRMI
- a CDS encoding Na/Pi cotransporter family protein encodes the protein MTAQFLNILAGLGLFFVGIKMLGKNLRAMASGPFRKLARKMSANACVAAFWGGVSGFATQSGRTTSLILASLVQGRIVDVRSAMPLVLWANFGCTLIVFAAVFPIDYLVLFALGITGICTAFEKPVKWKNVMAAIFGLSLMLFGLHEISQAAKEFTHYSWFEHSMELMNKSFIMAFLIGLVLTVICQSHMAIILITLAMTASGFFDFEHAIMVVYGTHVGSSVITYLTGAHFKGRAAQVVWGQVLYNLVAVAIFLSLFIFEMVGKTELLHSWVREWSDKPDMQVALVTLLMNVVTPVALTLVAGRFTALCEKSSPPTQTEHLSQPEYLQEDSKDSPMAGLMLCEKEQLRLLQRLPNYLATLREGEASLGVSPAAYHQAYSEISRQILHFQSAMITHSLSAEHTEWLINLQNRQDLLNTIEGACYSLCKELGEQQASPEIHQLSQQIIEALDTMILTAIAALEEYDASECVLLETMTAERGESMEQIRRRYLASADQVSAGMRNQVMHITNVFERASWALGRFGKLIANSDRMEAKES
- a CDS encoding GNAT family N-acetyltransferase produces the protein MADRLEFRTMTRDEFALAVDWAAREGWNPGKHDADIFWETDPEGYVAACLDGEIVGTGSIVSYSDFGFMGFFIMRPDLRNQGLGTKFWFWRRDTLKARLKPGAAIGMDGVFDMQAWYAKGGFQFTHRNLRMQGVGKSAQPASNLVELSAAPFSEVAAYDQKHFGFAREKFLRRWIEPAEGLALGAVKDGALTGYGVVRACQTGYKIGPLFADDAATAADLFAALSDRACGEPLFLDTPENNPAALALAKANGMQEVFGCARMYYGSVPALPWDNIYGVTTFELG
- a CDS encoding PDZ domain-containing protein, giving the protein MSFPLRTSLLLALTALAGLVASAESIPNDFEQMFEERRNSVVAVEYFIQNDIDRTPMTAMGLVFDDNGTILMLDGSIPGWVPPERFKDFKIKLLGEDGDGWSATYLGQNYISTWHYLQVEEAARSEITPVSKFGSAEVKTGNFVWGIAVMGDSWNYTPYFLSARTSATKELPWLLGFSDRPIGSPGSAAFNAAGEFVGWMGPPTTDEKIIYMNGRKFNAAVQMIRESNAFMTAGVVNKYGPMIPDAPTGEQRPWLGVTGMQALDREVAEIMGLTDQGALSVSDVIQDSPAAKAGLQSRDIVIGINGEKLPKFSPDFITAQWFEKEILETKIGETVKLDVISGNDGKEIAVVIATQPMNLKEAEREYFDNLGLSARQFTLADALSKRELRADIDAAIVDFVKPNSPVQSAEIQPGDWIKEVDGQPVDTYAAAIAALESANGDATREELLLLVERNNETKVLRAKLK